A stretch of the Bdellovibrio sp. 22V genome encodes the following:
- a CDS encoding tetratricopeptide repeat protein, giving the protein MGCATTSRFDTRIDKRLTPPIASFQSKWKNAPLSELEKLEVGSKEDNILWWKTYTLALAKKESAPTQSCEGFKLLSTAANFPLHDLALLRAYEVCAKNENLADLPASAAPWYRDLFIDIKLKKALETPDLRDDLAAYIDKAKADSNKKNKEDFYMKALLIAQKLELKEETAEIQALLYKNSPRLNPLPTYKDLSGVAGDYRFHRDFDNALKTYKQILNSKEASVDDTFQTLKNIRQTYKVAQKRTDYINATADLVNWSKKQFQKNKKDRRAITRYHDAQVLFAKTLWTEDQTSQAVKVLKETHRLLRGSYPMDEVYFILGRIEEEKGNFTKAIEYFEASYQQPVSLAGLRDKISWLKSWNYYKLEKWSEAQTSFEQMKDTVKDPADKSRARFWLARAYDKQGLKDKANNELQELIKEDPLGYYGVVAVRELKQNFGPLKTETKDLSGLSLLGVQELTPQTRLTTEWLISVNEKPFAEKVLNSAVEDLKKRNITSEETWLAISSGYARTGLYLPLFSALGNLQPEVKDRLLNDHPDLLFPQPFSDIISEASNKSGTPQEFIYSIIRQESAFNPEARSSVDAFGLMQLLPSVAKNLAKSNSLEYKEALDLFKPEVNIPLGAFELKSLMKKYDNQFILAVSGYNANDSAIRGWLKTRYRPDSVEFIEEVPYEETRAYIKLVMRNYVFYQRLLNQEKPTAFPEELLSLKKYN; this is encoded by the coding sequence ATGGGTTGCGCGACAACGTCGCGTTTCGACACGCGCATTGATAAGCGCCTGACTCCTCCCATCGCGAGCTTTCAAAGCAAATGGAAAAACGCGCCTCTTTCCGAACTTGAGAAACTCGAAGTAGGATCGAAGGAAGATAATATTCTTTGGTGGAAAACTTATACGCTGGCTCTGGCAAAAAAAGAATCCGCACCGACGCAATCTTGCGAAGGCTTTAAGCTTCTTAGCACAGCCGCGAATTTCCCGTTGCATGACTTGGCTCTTTTGCGCGCTTATGAAGTGTGCGCTAAAAACGAAAACCTCGCGGACCTGCCAGCAAGCGCAGCACCGTGGTATCGCGATCTTTTTATCGACATCAAATTGAAAAAAGCTCTCGAGACGCCGGACTTGCGTGACGATCTGGCGGCTTACATCGACAAAGCCAAAGCGGATAGCAACAAGAAGAACAAAGAAGACTTCTACATGAAGGCTCTTTTGATCGCGCAAAAATTAGAACTCAAAGAAGAAACGGCAGAGATTCAAGCCCTTCTGTATAAGAACTCTCCCCGTCTGAATCCTCTTCCGACTTACAAAGATTTAAGCGGTGTTGCTGGAGACTATCGCTTTCATCGCGATTTCGACAACGCCCTTAAAACTTACAAGCAGATCTTAAATTCCAAAGAAGCTTCGGTGGATGATACTTTCCAAACTTTGAAAAACATCCGCCAAACTTACAAGGTGGCACAAAAGCGCACAGACTATATCAACGCGACAGCGGACCTTGTGAATTGGTCAAAGAAACAATTCCAGAAAAACAAAAAAGACCGTCGCGCTATCACGCGCTATCATGATGCCCAGGTTCTTTTCGCCAAAACACTATGGACAGAGGATCAAACGTCGCAAGCCGTGAAGGTACTTAAAGAAACTCACCGTTTGTTGCGCGGTTCTTATCCCATGGATGAGGTGTACTTCATCTTGGGTCGTATCGAAGAAGAGAAAGGCAATTTCACTAAAGCCATTGAATATTTCGAGGCCAGTTACCAACAACCTGTGAGCTTGGCCGGTTTGCGCGATAAGATTTCGTGGTTGAAGTCCTGGAACTACTACAAGCTTGAAAAATGGAGTGAAGCTCAAACAAGTTTCGAGCAAATGAAGGACACCGTAAAGGATCCAGCTGATAAATCCCGGGCTCGCTTCTGGTTGGCTCGCGCTTATGACAAACAGGGATTAAAGGATAAAGCAAATAACGAGTTGCAAGAGCTGATCAAAGAAGATCCTCTCGGATATTATGGCGTGGTCGCTGTGCGTGAGTTGAAACAGAATTTTGGACCTCTAAAAACAGAAACAAAGGACTTGTCGGGTCTCAGTCTTTTAGGTGTTCAAGAATTAACGCCCCAAACTCGCCTTACGACGGAATGGCTTATTTCCGTGAATGAAAAACCTTTCGCAGAGAAAGTTCTTAACAGCGCCGTCGAAGATCTTAAAAAACGCAACATCACTTCGGAAGAAACTTGGCTTGCCATTTCTTCTGGTTACGCGAGAACAGGTCTTTATCTTCCTCTGTTCTCTGCTTTAGGAAATTTGCAGCCGGAAGTGAAAGACCGCTTGCTTAATGACCATCCGGATTTGCTTTTCCCTCAGCCTTTTTCAGATATTATTTCTGAAGCCTCCAATAAAAGCGGAACGCCGCAGGAATTTATTTACTCCATCATTCGCCAGGAGTCGGCATTTAATCCCGAAGCGCGCAGTTCCGTCGATGCCTTCGGTTTGATGCAGCTTCTTCCGAGCGTGGCGAAGAATCTCGCGAAGTCGAATTCACTTGAATATAAAGAAGCCCTGGATCTTTTTAAACCTGAAGTGAATATTCCACTGGGGGCTTTTGAATTGAAGTCCTTGATGAAGAAGTATGACAATCAGTTTATTCTGGCAGTATCGGGTTACAACGCCAATGACAGCGCTATTCGCGGCTGGTTGAAAACGCGTTATCGTCCCGACTCTGTAGAGTTTATCGAAGAAGTTCCTTACGAAGAGACACGCGCTTACATCAAGCTTGTGATGCGCAACTACGTGTTCTATCAAAGACTGCTCAATCAGGAAAAACCAACAGCTTTCCCCGAAGAGCTTCTTTCTCTTAAAAAGTATAATTAA
- the lnt gene encoding apolipoprotein N-acyltransferase — MMKRWFQFFKHKAYDFRWAILSGILVGTSYIPFPPWALIFCYTPLWLYVTEENRSVKDSFWAGWVTQFVLSLIGFHWIAYTAHEFGQIPWSVSILALLLFCAFMHLYIPVAIAIGAWLRLKFSLSATQSLFTIALLHSLLERAWPVIFDWHLGYTLFWVKIPIYHLADLVGFLGLSTIILLFNAWMGAIWLKQSYVKKSLTQLSLLTLTFAALVGIGYWHGQQWNRFDREIRATVVQANIGNLEKVYAEQGRGYQEAITNKFIELTRDAAQKFPQTDIFIWPETAFPDYLDQHLLGRKHTQLLAEGLSPLGKPLITGAYSKDPQSDEKLDKSTYNALFLVDANTNNLDKPYRKTELLAFGEYLPLSERFPFLLSLLPFVSNFGRGDGPHAMAWQHGGETIHWGGQICYEGLYPAFTRGLSKKGAEILVNVTNDSWFGQTFEPQQHLYMTLARAIEVRRPLVRSTNTGISTAVLANGDVLHKSPLHKEWSGQFVVKYLKDAPTTFYVTWGHYDWILILLALAAVVITGALHARSRRS, encoded by the coding sequence ATGATGAAGAGATGGTTTCAATTTTTCAAGCATAAAGCCTACGATTTTCGTTGGGCGATTCTCTCGGGCATTTTAGTCGGCACAAGCTACATTCCTTTTCCTCCATGGGCTTTGATCTTTTGCTACACGCCTTTGTGGCTTTATGTGACTGAAGAAAATCGTTCTGTGAAAGATTCTTTCTGGGCAGGATGGGTGACTCAGTTTGTGTTGAGCTTGATCGGCTTTCACTGGATCGCCTACACCGCTCACGAATTCGGTCAAATACCGTGGTCCGTTTCCATTCTTGCCCTGCTGCTTTTTTGTGCGTTCATGCATTTGTATATCCCTGTGGCCATCGCCATTGGAGCCTGGCTGCGCTTGAAGTTCTCGCTGTCAGCGACACAAAGTCTGTTTACAATAGCCCTCCTCCATTCCCTGCTGGAGCGTGCTTGGCCGGTGATTTTTGACTGGCATCTTGGCTATACTCTCTTCTGGGTGAAAATCCCGATTTATCATCTTGCGGATCTCGTCGGATTTTTGGGATTGTCCACGATCATTCTTCTTTTCAATGCGTGGATGGGAGCGATTTGGCTTAAGCAAAGTTACGTGAAAAAATCTTTAACTCAATTAAGTCTTCTCACTCTGACTTTTGCCGCTTTAGTGGGCATTGGCTATTGGCATGGCCAGCAGTGGAATCGCTTCGATCGTGAGATTCGCGCGACCGTGGTTCAAGCCAACATCGGAAATCTTGAGAAAGTTTATGCGGAACAAGGCCGCGGTTACCAAGAGGCGATCACCAACAAGTTCATCGAGCTGACCCGCGATGCGGCCCAGAAATTTCCGCAAACGGACATTTTCATTTGGCCCGAAACCGCATTCCCCGATTACTTGGATCAGCATCTTTTGGGACGAAAACACACGCAACTTTTGGCGGAGGGGCTCAGCCCTTTGGGAAAACCGCTGATCACCGGAGCCTACTCTAAAGATCCTCAGTCTGATGAAAAACTGGATAAGTCGACTTACAACGCTCTTTTCTTAGTCGATGCGAACACAAACAATTTGGACAAGCCTTATCGCAAAACGGAGCTGCTCGCTTTCGGAGAGTATTTGCCGTTGAGTGAACGTTTTCCTTTTCTTCTCAGTCTTCTGCCTTTTGTTTCGAACTTTGGGAGAGGCGACGGGCCGCACGCGATGGCTTGGCAACACGGTGGTGAAACCATTCATTGGGGCGGGCAAATTTGTTACGAAGGTCTTTACCCCGCTTTCACGCGCGGCCTTTCTAAAAAGGGTGCGGAGATTTTAGTGAACGTGACAAATGACTCTTGGTTCGGCCAAACCTTTGAGCCACAACAACATTTGTATATGACCTTGGCCCGCGCGATTGAAGTGCGCCGCCCACTGGTGCGTTCAACAAACACGGGCATTAGCACCGCCGTTCTTGCGAATGGTGACGTTCTACATAAATCACCGCTTCACAAAGAATGGAGCGGTCAGTTCGTGGTAAAATATTTGAAAGACGCCCCCACTACTTTCTATGTTACTTGGGGCCATTATGATTGGATTTTGATACTTCTCGCTCTGGCAGCGGTTGTTATTACAGGAGCTCTTCATGCAAGATCTCGTCGTTCTTGA
- a CDS encoding S8 family peptidase → MFSRKLWIAAGCVGLVFFGGLGLYLLSIEEHSPSRTQSSSKKDNNRLFENSFITSKTDKVEDEPSALFNDPAISQAWGLKKSDAARAWSVTKGSRDIVVAVIDTGIDVKHEDMAGNLWRNPGETGKDAQGRDKATNGIDDDGNGFVDDVYGWNFVSNNNKLDDNHGHGTHIAGIIGAQAGNGKGITGIAPEVSLMILKYYDPKVAGTDNLKNTVASIKYAVKMGAHIINYSGGGTEFSQEEHDAIAEAEKKGVLFVAAAGNERSNSDQHHYYPADYKLRNIISVTAIDPSTQVLASSNYGVETVDIAAPGQNILSCLPGNSYGYMTGTSQATAFVSGAAALVMAHKQSFDAEGVKKYILATGDAQTQLASKTRTSRQLNLYKALTILDQGVSASGVIAVNTQNMKYFSADPNEKNSTGEDGVDTAAKEMSHFGRSLIDAMGTKTRTPKLGTKQGSESF, encoded by the coding sequence ATGTTTTCTCGCAAATTGTGGATTGCAGCTGGTTGTGTCGGTTTAGTGTTTTTTGGCGGGTTAGGACTATACCTTCTCTCCATTGAAGAACACTCCCCTTCTCGTACGCAAAGCTCCAGCAAGAAAGACAACAACCGTCTTTTTGAAAATTCTTTTATCACATCGAAAACAGACAAAGTTGAAGATGAACCCAGTGCTCTATTTAATGATCCCGCAATTAGCCAGGCTTGGGGTTTGAAAAAATCCGATGCCGCTCGCGCTTGGTCCGTCACCAAAGGGAGTCGTGATATCGTCGTTGCCGTCATCGACACGGGCATTGACGTGAAACACGAAGACATGGCGGGAAATCTTTGGCGCAATCCGGGCGAGACCGGCAAAGATGCGCAAGGTCGCGACAAAGCGACAAACGGTATTGATGACGACGGCAATGGTTTTGTTGATGACGTTTACGGTTGGAACTTTGTTTCGAACAATAACAAACTCGACGACAATCACGGTCACGGCACTCACATCGCCGGAATCATTGGAGCACAAGCTGGTAACGGCAAAGGTATTACAGGCATCGCACCTGAAGTCAGTCTGATGATTCTTAAATACTATGATCCAAAAGTAGCGGGCACCGACAACTTAAAGAATACGGTCGCCTCTATTAAGTACGCCGTGAAAATGGGCGCGCACATTATCAACTATTCCGGTGGTGGTACGGAGTTTTCACAAGAAGAGCACGATGCCATTGCGGAAGCCGAGAAAAAAGGAGTTCTTTTTGTCGCGGCCGCGGGAAATGAAAGATCCAACTCGGATCAGCATCACTACTACCCTGCAGATTACAAACTTCGCAATATTATCTCTGTGACAGCGATCGATCCTTCAACACAAGTTTTGGCGTCTTCCAATTATGGTGTTGAGACAGTGGATATCGCAGCGCCTGGACAAAATATTTTGTCGTGCCTTCCTGGAAACTCTTATGGATATATGACTGGAACTTCGCAAGCGACCGCTTTCGTGAGTGGTGCCGCGGCTTTGGTGATGGCGCACAAACAATCCTTCGATGCAGAAGGTGTTAAAAAATACATTCTTGCAACGGGTGATGCGCAAACACAGCTGGCCTCAAAGACACGAACGTCCCGTCAGTTAAATCTCTACAAAGCACTGACGATTCTAGACCAGGGCGTTTCCGCTTCCGGCGTGATCGCAGTGAACACCCAAAACATGAAGTACTTCTCTGCCGATCCAAACGAAAAAAATTCGACAGGTGAAGACGGCGTTGATACCGCCGCGAAAGAAATGTCCCACTTCGGCCGTTCTTTGATCGATGCCATGGGCACCAAAACCCGCACCCCAAAACTCGGCACAAAACAAGGCTCCGAAAGTTTTTAG